A genomic window from Carassius gibelio isolate Cgi1373 ecotype wild population from Czech Republic chromosome A11, carGib1.2-hapl.c, whole genome shotgun sequence includes:
- the uox gene encoding uricase isoform X1, with translation MATTSNQNVEFVKTGYGKNMVKVLHIRREGIHHHITELIADVQLTLKTLKDYLTGDNSDIIPTDTIKNTVQALAKLKGIKTIEGFALDICEHFLTAFNHVTRVRVNIDEVPWKRLEKQNGVEHTHAFIHCPEAWHFCEVEQHLSMTPVVHSGIKDMKVLKTTQSGFEGFLRDRFTTLTDAKDRFFCTSIYARWRYNTHVNVAFDAAWKTVKDTIIQKFAGPYDRGEYSPSVQKTLYETQVLVLDRIPQVEEIEIIMPNQHYFIIDMTKIGLSNKDEVYLPLDNPSGNISGTIRRKPRAKM, from the exons ATGGCCACTACCTCAAATCAG AATGTGGAGTTTGTGAAAACAGGCTATGGGAAGAATATGGTTAAAGTTCTTCACATCCGCCGTGAAGGGATTCATCACCATATTACTGAGCTGATCGCAGATGTTCAGTTAACCCTGAAGACACTCAAAGACTACTTGACAGGAGACAACTCTGATATCATCCCCACTGACACCATCAAAAACACTGTCCAAGCTCTTGCCAAACTAAAAGGA ATTAAGACCATTGAGGGCTTTGCACTGGATATCTGTGAACATTTCCTCACAGCGTTCAATCATGTCACAAGAGTGAGGGTCAACATTGATGAAGTTCCCTGGAAAAGACTGGAAAAG CAGAATGGAGTTGAGCACACACATGCTTTCATCCATTGTCCTGAGGCCTGGCACTTCTGTGAGGTCGAACAACATTTAAGTA TGACTCCAGTGGTTCACAGTGGGATAAAAGATATGAAGGTACTGAAGACTACTCAGTCTGGATTTGAAGGATTCCTGCGAGACCGTTTCACCACTCTGACAGATGCAAAGGACAGATTCTTTTGCACTTCTATTTATGCAAGATGGCGCTACAACACACATGTGAATGTGGCATTTGATGCTGCATG GAAAACTGTTAAGGACACCATCATTCAGAAGTTTGCAGGACCCTACGATCGTGGGGAATACTCTCCATCTGTTCAGAAAACTCTGTATGAAACACAAGTTTTGGTACTTGACAGAATTCCACAG GTTGAAGAAATTGAGATAATTATGCCAAATCAGCATTATTTCATCATTGACATGACAAAAATTGGACTTTCAAACAAGGATGAG GTTTATCTTCCCCTTGATAATCCATCAGGAAACATCTCAGGCACTATACGCAGAAAACCAAGAGCCAAAATGTAA
- the uox gene encoding uricase isoform X2, with the protein MATTSNQNVEFVKTGYGKNMVKVLHIRREGIHHHITELIADVQLTLKTLKDYLTGDNSDIIPTDTIKNTVQALAKLKGIKTIEGFALDICEHFLTAFNHVTRVRVNIDEVPWKRLEKNGVEHTHAFIHCPEAWHFCEVEQHLSMTPVVHSGIKDMKVLKTTQSGFEGFLRDRFTTLTDAKDRFFCTSIYARWRYNTHVNVAFDAAWKTVKDTIIQKFAGPYDRGEYSPSVQKTLYETQVLVLDRIPQVEEIEIIMPNQHYFIIDMTKIGLSNKDEVYLPLDNPSGNISGTIRRKPRAKM; encoded by the exons ATGGCCACTACCTCAAATCAG AATGTGGAGTTTGTGAAAACAGGCTATGGGAAGAATATGGTTAAAGTTCTTCACATCCGCCGTGAAGGGATTCATCACCATATTACTGAGCTGATCGCAGATGTTCAGTTAACCCTGAAGACACTCAAAGACTACTTGACAGGAGACAACTCTGATATCATCCCCACTGACACCATCAAAAACACTGTCCAAGCTCTTGCCAAACTAAAAGGA ATTAAGACCATTGAGGGCTTTGCACTGGATATCTGTGAACATTTCCTCACAGCGTTCAATCATGTCACAAGAGTGAGGGTCAACATTGATGAAGTTCCCTGGAAAAGACTGGAAAAG AATGGAGTTGAGCACACACATGCTTTCATCCATTGTCCTGAGGCCTGGCACTTCTGTGAGGTCGAACAACATTTAAGTA TGACTCCAGTGGTTCACAGTGGGATAAAAGATATGAAGGTACTGAAGACTACTCAGTCTGGATTTGAAGGATTCCTGCGAGACCGTTTCACCACTCTGACAGATGCAAAGGACAGATTCTTTTGCACTTCTATTTATGCAAGATGGCGCTACAACACACATGTGAATGTGGCATTTGATGCTGCATG GAAAACTGTTAAGGACACCATCATTCAGAAGTTTGCAGGACCCTACGATCGTGGGGAATACTCTCCATCTGTTCAGAAAACTCTGTATGAAACACAAGTTTTGGTACTTGACAGAATTCCACAG GTTGAAGAAATTGAGATAATTATGCCAAATCAGCATTATTTCATCATTGACATGACAAAAATTGGACTTTCAAACAAGGATGAG GTTTATCTTCCCCTTGATAATCCATCAGGAAACATCTCAGGCACTATACGCAGAAAACCAAGAGCCAAAATGTAA
- the samd13 gene encoding sterile alpha motif domain-containing protein 13, with translation METKENGSVDTKSSVENGQLSDPAHWAVADVVNYFKATGFEEQANAFQDQEIDGKSLLLMTRNDVLTGLSIKLGPALKIYEYHVKPLQTQHLKSNVS, from the exons ATGGAAACCAAGGAAAATGGTTCAGTGGACACCAAAAG TTCTGTGGAGAACGGGCAGCTTTCTGATCCAGCCCACTGGGCCGTAGCGGATGTGGTCAATTATTTTAAAGCTACAGGATTTGAAGAGCAAGCTAACGCTTTCCAGGATCAG GAAATCGATGGCAAATCCCTTTTATTAATGACTCGAAATGACGTTCTGACCGGACTGTCAATAAAACTGGGTCCTGCACTGAAGATCTATGAGTATCACGTCAAGCCTCTCCAAACCCAGCACTTAAAAAGTAACGTCTCATAG